The genomic region ttctattaattaaataaatctttatttatttaattaattcatttatcctcttctagccttattctcatttaaataaatacatttatttatttaaattatccttttcctaaattaaataaatattttatttatttaattatcccacttcttctattaattaaataaatctttatttatttaattaattcattaaccttttctacccatgacatatgtcattcatctcttaattcatacactacctacccctttccttattttattatttcttttacctaccctctaatcatagccgacctcctttttacacctctcaatcttatccctccatttcatatagtgtcttctatataaggagatgcttccttcattatcaaaccctaatcattcatgctaatcatcttttatgcaattgactacactatgatcctacttgcaaccacattctgttctttgttgagctcttgtgcatattaaatctgagagcaaatatatcaagcaagatcaatggagataggaagaatggagatccaaaccctattggacatgtgatggtattatctttgtgatttcgtttgatttgcattgtcttaggtaatcttcatatgttatggtggatctttgttgattgttaggatagggttttgtggttgaattcatttagcctttcaatattgttattattgttatccattttcaccatatacagggacTATAGATGTTCATCTCCCAAGAGAGCTATGCCCAAGATAACCTTGCATGAGATAATATATCGATTTCACTCATGTAGCTGGCACATGAATTTATTGGTTTATCTTTAGGGTCAAAAGGGTGAGGTAATTAATTAGATAACACACTTACGAGTTGCTTGGGTTCAGTCCTACGCCATCTTTGTCTCTTGCTTGAGCACAATTGTTCTTTTATAAATTGTCTTAAATGACAGTAGTGTTGAACGTCAAGTCATGCTTAGATTATGAAGTTCTAAAATGCCTTGAGTCATTTTTCCCAAAGAGTTGTtgtttgttatgccctgcatattcACCCCCTCCGTTCTCTACCTAGAAATGTGGGTCCTCTTTCTTTTATTTTCCCCTTTTTTTTCCTGTCTTTCTTTCCTTTCGTCCCTTTAGAGTTTTGGGATCCCAAAACTCCGAAGGGTGTTGTTTCCcttttgttcctttcttttgcaCCTTTGGGTCTTTGGGTTCTCAAAACCTTGAGGTGAGCCTTTTCACTTTGTGTCCTTTTGTTTCTACTTTGGAGTTTTGAGATTCCAAAACCCCAAGATGTCTTCCATTCCCCTTTATTTCTTTTTCATGCGTCTTTGGAACTTCGGGTTTCCGTAACCTCAAAGTCTCTAAGATTTCAACCTATGAGTTTTTGGGATCCTAGGATCCTGAAATCCCAAAGTTTTCCTTTATTATGTGTCGTGGACCTCAGAATCCCGAGATCTCGAAGTCCTCTATGTTTTTCTCTTGTCCCTTTTGTGAGGACCTCAAAATCTTGGGTTCTCGAGATCCCGAGCCCTTGCTGTTTGTTTTGTCTCTGCTTGTCATAGCCCTAGGACCTGGTATCCTGGGATCTCAGGTTCTCTTTGTGATGTTTTGGAGTCTCAAAACTTTGAAGTCCTGAGATTAGTTGCATTCTCACCTCGAAACTCTAGGATCTTGAAACCTCAAGGCGTGTTGTGTCTCAATTCCTGTGATTGTCGAGGGTATGAATACTCTTCCTATGATTCATTTTGCTCATTCACGCATCCAGACACTAGAGAGCCTTGCACATCCGACAATTATGGAAAGTTTGTGCATGCGTCTTTTGTGTCTCCCCACTCCTTTTTTGAGGTAGGGGGTTTCTCTCTATCATTTTCCATTCTTTGCTTTAGGTTAGGTTTTCTTTTTTCATTCCTTGTTTTTAGCTTTCCTTTATTTCATTTTAAGGTTGTCCAACTCAACCTTAAATGGAACATACTTTTTGGGAAGGATCCCACATGGGTCTCTTTCCATTTTGTTCTTTCCAAGGAATAAAGAATTCATTTATTTCATTCTCTCAAATCCCCTTGAGTGAGAGGACAAGAAATGCTTTTATGGCAAATCTTCCTCCATTCCATCCATCACATCCTTCACCTTCCATGTCCTCTCAAACACTCTAGTGCTGACACTTATCAACCTCACAATGAGTGTGAGAACCCTAAGCATTCCCATCCCTTGGATCACTTGGTTGCATCCTAGCCCTCCATTTGATCAATTCCAACACTTAACCAAAACAGCCCTCAACTCTCAACACTCAACACTTGATCTCTCatgcaaacaaacaaaaaaaataaaaatgatattgtAGCCTATGAATTAAATTGattcattttggaagaaaaaggcaAGAGGCTAGATAGGAAaatcaattaaaattaatttagCCATGGTACACAAGAAATGGATTTATATTAAAAGGGAATAATAATGGGAATTAGTGGAATGAGAATTAATCTGATCAAATTATAATGATcaaatttgggtgtctacaatatcatTTTATGGGGGGCAGAAGccgataagatgtacataccctacccccttgtgggatttgaacttgtgacctctctttcaaaagaacaagttctccaccactaggccaactcaaatTGTACctacaatattgtattatattcatatattataatataaatatattaaaattaaaaatatttttcattaatttaACTGTTGAAGCATCAAGTTTTTattgtgaagacccaaattcaaattccaaaagaaTATCTAACTGCAATACTATATCCAACTCTTAAAAGATACTTAAACAATACTTAATTAAGTGCATTCAATTTCTATTAAAAGtgagagtatatatatataaagtagtcGTATGAGGCAAGGAAACATAGTGCATGGACATAACACAACCACTCGTGCCTTCGAATTTAACAATAATTATCCTAAACATTAGGAGATATGTTGTGTGAGAGGTGTTGGTTGAGCAGCACAATTAAACAATGATTAGAAACTATCTTTCAAATTTGCAATAGTGTTTGGGTTGCACAAGGTACATGCAATGAGGATAAAATGTGGGTGGTTTCAAGATAATGATAAAATTATGTGAAAATGTTAgaagaaattattaaaaaaaatagattcaaatttaaaatttggtAAGTTAAAATAAAATGGATATATATTTtgataaaatacattaaaaaatatatatatttattttggaaatattttttcttttcaaaaaatttcTTTCTCACTAAAATAAATTTTATGAGAATAAATGAATGTAGATTTCTTCAAAATAGTTATCTATTTTagtttcaaattttcataaacATATTATTTGGAAAAATATTCATAAATTGCAATCTATTTATAGATCcaataaattttattgaaaaaattAACTAATTTAAGTTGGCTAGaagtttattttttgaaaaattgcattattttttaaaaacaaattatttaattcaaaaaaataaaaaagcataCATCAAATCCACTCATGtctcatttatttatatttaaagttTGGAAAAAATATCTCATACATGAGACGTATAGAAtgacacttaaattattttttcaataatgACTCGTGGAAATATGAATAAGAtgaagttttttttttgaaaattgatttaaaataaataCAATGACAATGAGATTGAGGTGGTGACTATAAAATTAGAGTTACACATAAGTATATAGGAATAAGATCATGTTTGTTTGTGCAATTTGATTGTAaacataatataaataatattctaGTATGAAGTTTTATTGATGTAGATAAAATACAAATTTCTTGAGACAAATTATAGTGTTCATTCTAATGAAATATTACCCATCACACATAGATCTAAGAATTTctatcattttttttcaattttagcaTGTTTTCCTCCCTCAAACCCCCTTTTGTAGTTTCTTTTTATTGCCTAGGGGTTGTTGTATTAAAGATCAACACCCTCGTATTAACTctgcttttattatcaaaaacatagATATTACACACAAAATATTTCCATTCATTACATCTAGAATCTTAAATCATAATTTTACATAAAAAACCATttctaaattaatattaaaaatttgaTACTTCAATATTTAAAtgtaaaaataaacattattacatcaaatatattatataataaataaataaatactataaAAAAACAGTTCCATAAAAAATTATGATAGAAAAATGCTATCAGAAAGAATTTGTTTTGATTAACAGAAGTGAGATAATACAGAGTTATTGAAGGAATCCCTTTGATGGGCAAGAAACTGAAAATGAGAGTGGCACTTGGGCACTCAAATTATTCTGTATCAATCCAAAAGAATAAATGCAGGCCTGTCATATACACATTAAAAAGTCTTAAAGATATTCAAAAGATCATAATTTTCTAGCTCTGATTTCTTGAAGCATTCTTCTTTTCCATGAATTCAAATAAGCTACCGTCAAAAACCCCTCTGATAGCTGCTTTCTCCAGGAATCCATTTTCGTCCTTGGCCAAATCATATAGAAAACCCCATTCTGCCTTGGCTAGAAACCTGCAAAGTTCACACCCATCAACTTAGAAAACCCATTTCAACAGTTTCTAAAGAAAAAGTGTGCAATCTAAGGACCAAGGTTAGAAGAAAAACCTTACAGTCTGTCATAATTAATATATAAGCTGTGTTGTGTTGGTTGTTTATGTAgaaatttatattaataattagTATTTTAAATTAATCATAATATATTGATCGTCAAGTTTAAAGTTTTGATTTGTTCAAATGATTCATCTGAAATCACATTCTTTTCTATAAATTataaattcatcctattcaaatgAACTATATTCAAATGAACCATATAAACAAATGAAAACTTACAAATATACAATTCATAAAAACTTACTGTCCAAAAGAGTCTTTTGGAATCCTATTAGCTTTAACCATGGAGTCCAATTCGGCTTTTGTGAGCATGTCTGGATGAGTGTGTGCATATGTACTAAAAATGGCTTCAAATTTGTCTGGGACAAATCTTCCTTCAGAGTCATATACACCTGTGTCGCTGCCATGCTTAGCTTTCTTGATATTTTGAATATATATGGGAAACAGTAAGGATGGTATCCGTCCCTGAAAAAAGTAGTCAGATTAGAAATCAACATGTGTTTTGTGAGATTCATCCCCTCAGGTATTATACTAAAGAAAAAATATACATACAGGAAGGGTGGAGTAGCTCAACAATATATGGATAAGCATTCCTAATAAAAATGATTTAGGGAAGCCAAATCCCACTGCACGGAGACCTGAGAATTCAGCCAAGTCAATATTTAAtcattggaattaaaatattttttgtccAATCTTATAACAATATGAAAATTTAAAGAATATTATCGATAGGTCTTTGTAGGTTGATGAAGCTGAATGGTTttgaatgaattcatgagagattAAGTCTCGTTGAGTGCAAGACCCTTACATTATGAGGGGTTCGATGAATTAGGAGGAATAGATACCACTCAGTTATTGGCTATCAGTCCAAAAGATTTCAGTATAGTAAAAGGATTAGAGACATTAGATTTCTATAATGCATATTAATAAATACGTcttgtttctggattcaattgtgtaagaTTTGTTTGCATAAACGTTTTGGATCATACTTCCTGATCTATTTTTCTTCTTTAGCTCTCTTTtcacatcctaatgatggatcagaGAAGACTCCAGAAGCAAAATGTACCTAACTAAAAAGATTCTATGCTTGATAGAAAACCttctagaaaataaaaaaaatactgaAAAAAACACTATTATGATTTGGATATGACTTATTTCtctaacaattataaaattattgtTCAATGAAAAACCAAAATAACattttataaattataattaacTAATTAGATCTTAAATTTCAAGGATCAATAATTTTATTAATGATATTAGAGAAAGCAAAAATATTAGAACAAAAGTTCATTAATAAGGATATTGGATTTGCACCTTTGTATGTCTCCCATGGATAAATAATCCCATCCTTGTTATTGTCGAAAAATGCCACATGCTTTTGCAGAACAGTCATGTTGTTCTCATCAATTCCTACATAAACATAAGATTAATCtttaattgtaataaaaatataaaatttaaaaagtaAATACATCAAATTTCTGTAGGTCATAATCTTAATTTGAAATTATCTATTTCTGTAGGTCATAATcttaatttgaaattttttggattatATTATGTGAGAATTTTATACTGGGGGATTCATTATCAAGATGAAATAGTAAGAAAAGAGAAATGATGATAGATGATTACGTGAGATTTTTGTTTCATTAACATTTTAGATCACactagataatctatcatcaaaataaaatcacaaaagaaaagaaatgatgataGATCATGAAATATGTTCTAAACATTGACGAAAAAAGATTCATATAATTTTATCCAGAAAAATTCAACTGATCTTCAAAATCGAAATATAATCAAACAAAAACCCTGAGTTTTGCAATGAGAAACATATGACCTTCATTTCCCTGGCGAGGGTTTCCATTCAAGCTGTGGGAAGAGCCCATTTTTCAGTCTGAGCTTGTGAAAGAAAAGGCTGAATGGTCTCTATATATAAACAAGAATGATAATACTATTGGATAATCTCCCTAAAATTCAATGATAAGCATAGATTTTTATATGATATTTAAGATATTCACGCAATCAAAACAATAATGAGTGTATTATCTTCAAGTTGTTTAATTATGTACATAGCGTAGCTCTGACATGTTTACTAATATCAGGATCATTGACTTCTTCCAGATTCTTTGCTTCTGCATGTTTATAGTATTGTTCATTTAGATTTTCTAtcttataatcaaataaaaacaaCCACAGAAAATTTTAAATATGCTTAAAATTCCACGTCGAATTAATTATAGAATTGAATTCTGGCATTATACAGCATCAAGCAACTGTGTTGGCTTGGAGtaatcttaaatgcattttgagtGTTGCGTAAAAAGCTAAATAAATAATGGAACAAAAGATTGTGTGATAGGTGATGGTTGAGCAAGACAATTAAACAATAATTTGAAACTATCTTATTAAACAATCTATCTTTCAAATTTGCAATAATGttagaagaaatcataaaaaatttgggttcatttttaatataatttatttcttaatataattttaataagaaatattaa from Cryptomeria japonica chromosome 3, Sugi_1.0, whole genome shotgun sequence harbors:
- the LOC131043388 gene encoding peroxygenase-like; this encodes MGSSHSLNGNPRQGNEGIDENNMTVLQKHVAFFDNNKDGIIYPWETYKGLRAVGFGFPKSFLLGMLIHILLSYSTLPGRIPSLLFPIYIQNIKKAKHGSDTGVYDSEGRFVPDKFEAIFSTYAHTHPDMLTKAELDSMVKANRIPKDSFGQFLAKAEWGFLYDLAKDENGFLEKAAIRGVFDGSLFEFMEKKNASRNQS